The following nucleotide sequence is from Thermodesulfobacteriota bacterium.
GCAATTACTTCCTTAAGGCAACCGCCCTCCCCCCGGGCGGGGTCTACTTCTCTGAGATAAACTTCAACAGGGAGCACGGGGAGATAGTATACCCGCTCCAGCCGGTCATGAGGGTCGCCACCCCGGTCTTTACCGAAAATCTCGAACTCTTCGGCATCATTGTGATCAACACCGACTTCAAGGCCCTGGTGGAGTCCTTCCTGCAGCCCCCGCCGGACAGGTACTACTTCCTTGGCAACGACCGGGGCGAGTACATCTTCCACTCCGGGAGTCTGGAGCAGCTCACCTTCGAGTTCGGCGAAGCCAACCGCCTGCAGGACGACTACCCGGTGAAAGACTTTTTCTCCGAAAAGACGGGTGACGACCTGACTATGAGCCTTGCCACCATTCAGACCGGGCTCGCGCTCCACAAGTTGCACTTCGACCCCTCCAAACCCGGAAGGTTCCTGGTGCTCGGGGCTTCGGTCTCTTACTCCGTGCTCGCGGAGGAGTCCGTGGCCTTCCTGAATAATCTCATCCCGCCGCTCCTGATAATAGCGGCGCTCATATCCTTCCTTGCGGCCGTTACGACCCGTTACGTCACCCGCCCCATAAGAAAACTTACGGTCGTCTCGGACCGTATCGCCTCGGGGGAGGAAGAGCTCGACATACCGCTGGCCGGGACCGACGAGGTGGGAGTGCTCTCCCGCTCGATGCACACGATGCTCGATCACCTGAGGAAGTCGCGGGGGGAGCTCCGCGAGCTGGCCGACTCCCTCGAAGTTCAGGTGGAAGAGCGCACCGCGGAGATCAGGAAAGAGGTCGAAAAACACAGGAGAACAGTGGCGGCCTTGAGGGAGAAGGAAAAGAGCCTTGCCGAGGCCCAACGTATCGCCCGTCTCGGGAACTGGGAGTGGGACATCGTAACGGGAGAGCTCCGCTGGTCCGACGAGGTATACCGTATCTTCGGCTTTGAACCCCTGGAGTTCGACGCGACATACAAGACGTTCTTAAGGACGGTCCACCCCGAAGACAGGGAGAAGGTATTGCAGGCCATAAGCACCGCGGTAAACGGCGAGAAACCCTATGCAATAGACCACCGCATAGTGCTCCCCGACTCCTCGGTGCGCACCGTGCACGAGCAGGGCGAGATATCCCGCGACGAAAACGGTGCGGCAATAAGGATGGTCGGGACGGTCCATAACATAACCGAGCGGAAAGCCGCGGAAGAGGAACTGAGGGACGCCAAACGCGCGGCCGAGGAGGCCAACCGGGCGAAGAGCGAGTTCCTCGCCACCATGAGCCACGAGATAAGGACGCCCATGAACGCCATAATAGGCATGGCGGAGCTCATGGCCCATACCGACCTCATAAAAGAGCAGCGGGAGTATACCGAGGTCATAAAGAACTCGGGCGAGAACCTCCTCCGGCTCATTAACGACATACTGGACATCTCCAAGGTTGAGGCGGGGCGGCTTGAGCTCGAGAGCACGGACTTCGACTTGAGGAAGCTCATGGAAGAGACCCGGGAGATGCTGGGCTTCCGCGCCCGGGCCAAGGGGCTCACCTTCACCCACCGCACCGGCCCGAAGGTCCCCAGGTACCTCAACGGCGACCCGAACCGGCTGCGCCAGATACTCGTAAACCTCACGGGCAACGCCATAAAGTTCACCCACAAGGGAGAGATAACCCTTGCCGCGGAACTGGACGAAGAGATACGCGGTATTACGACCATCCTTTTTTCCATCACCGACACGGGTATCGGGGTGCCGGGCGACACGAAAGATATAATATTCGAGAGGTTCTTCCAGGCCGACTCCTCCACCACCCGCGAGTACGGAGGCACCGGACTCGGCCTGGCCATAACAAAGCTGCTCGTCGAAAAGATGGGCGGGGAGATACTGGTCAAGGGCGCGGAAGGAGGAGGGAGCGTATTCCTCTTTACAGCGAAGTTCAAGGCCGGGAAGAAACCCATGGAAAAAACGAGGAAAGCCCATAAAAAACGGGGCCGGGGAAAACTCAAAACGCTCCAGATACTACTGGTCGAGGACGACGAGATAAGCAGTAAAGTAGCGACGCGGCTCCTCGAAAAGGAGGGGCACAGGGTCACGGTGGCCACAAACGGCAGCAAGGCGCTGGAGGCGCTGGAAGGGAAGCGGAATAAACCGGACGTCGTCCTCATGGACCTCAGCATGCCCGGCATGGACGGCTTCGAGGCGACAGGCAAGATCCGCGAAATGGAGAAGGAAACCGGCGGACACCTCCCCATAATAGCCCTTACGGCAATGGCCTTCGAGGAGGACAGGCGGAGGTGCATCGAGGCCGGCATGGACGGCTTCGTCTCGAAACCCATCCACGGGGATAAGCTCTTCGAGGCCATAGGGGAGCATATCCCCATAGCCGCTCCGAAGGCCTCCGGCAGCGGCGCACAGAAGGCGACCGGGAGGGAGGGGGGGGAGGGGGACGGAAGGTTCGACAGGTCCGCGCTCCTGGAAAAGATGGGCGGGGACGAAGAACTCCTTAAAGAGCTCGCCGGGGTGTTCATAAAGGAGTCCGCTGGTATAATGAAACGCGTAAAGGACGCGATCGAGAGCGAAGACAGCGACGCGCTCGAAAAGGCGGCCCACTTCATAAAAGGAAGGCTCGGGGCGCTCGGCTTCGTCGCGGCAGCCGAGAGGGCCTTGGTACTCGAAAAGCTGAAAACCACGGGAGATATGGTACGGGCCGGGGAGGAGTACGAGGCACTGGAGAAGGAGATGAACGCCCTTAAGCGTGGCCTTAAAAAACTCTTGAAGGAGGGAGAATGAAAGTACTGGTAGCCGACGACGACGCGATATTCCGCCGTCTTGTCGAGAGCAGCCTCAAGAAGTGGGACTACGAGCCGGTTACGGTATCGAGCGGGGAGGAGGCGCTTACGGAGCTTATGGCCGAAGACGCGCCGCGGCTCGCGATAGTCGACTGGATTATGCCGGGCACGGACGGGGTGGAGGTCTGCCGAAAGGTAAAGGGGGCCGGACTGAAAAACCCGCCGCACATCATAATACTCACGAGCAAGGACGAAAAGAGCGA
It contains:
- a CDS encoding response regulator, which encodes MVPVRFSLPMKIGLMALLIAGTGILSVAYMAYLDADELLRKQAMARLTGDLQVESTRLQAAFDTMAEDALFFSEAESVSGLVRAIRGMGYDEQENTTDTVWKRRLATLFKTVMQQRDEYTQIRFIGTADNGRELTRVERRGGLVTATYEELQEKGLRNYFLKATALPPGGVYFSEINFNREHGEIVYPLQPVMRVATPVFTENLELFGIIVINTDFKALVESFLQPPPDRYYFLGNDRGEYIFHSGSLEQLTFEFGEANRLQDDYPVKDFFSEKTGDDLTMSLATIQTGLALHKLHFDPSKPGRFLVLGASVSYSVLAEESVAFLNNLIPPLLIIAALISFLAAVTTRYVTRPIRKLTVVSDRIASGEEELDIPLAGTDEVGVLSRSMHTMLDHLRKSRGELRELADSLEVQVEERTAEIRKEVEKHRRTVAALREKEKSLAEAQRIARLGNWEWDIVTGELRWSDEVYRIFGFEPLEFDATYKTFLRTVHPEDREKVLQAISTAVNGEKPYAIDHRIVLPDSSVRTVHEQGEISRDENGAAIRMVGTVHNITERKAAEEELRDAKRAAEEANRAKSEFLATMSHEIRTPMNAIIGMAELMAHTDLIKEQREYTEVIKNSGENLLRLINDILDISKVEAGRLELESTDFDLRKLMEETREMLGFRARAKGLTFTHRTGPKVPRYLNGDPNRLRQILVNLTGNAIKFTHKGEITLAAELDEEIRGITTILFSITDTGIGVPGDTKDIIFERFFQADSSTTREYGGTGLGLAITKLLVEKMGGEILVKGAEGGGSVFLFTAKFKAGKKPMEKTRKAHKKRGRGKLKTLQILLVEDDEISSKVATRLLEKEGHRVTVATNGSKALEALEGKRNKPDVVLMDLSMPGMDGFEATGKIREMEKETGGHLPIIALTAMAFEEDRRRCIEAGMDGFVSKPIHGDKLFEAIGEHIPIAAPKASGSGAQKATGREGGEGDGRFDRSALLEKMGGDEELLKELAGVFIKESAGIMKRVKDAIESEDSDALEKAAHFIKGRLGALGFVAAAERALVLEKLKTTGDMVRAGEEYEALEKEMNALKRGLKKLLKEGE